The Vigna unguiculata cultivar IT97K-499-35 chromosome 1, ASM411807v1, whole genome shotgun sequence nucleotide sequence TAATAACTATAGTTTTTGGTTAAGTAGTAAGTGTTGATTCtaacaaaaatcataaaaaatggtTAGTGTTATATTTTCTTCCATATTTATAGAagtagttattattttttttttttattaaaatttggtttctatctttaaaaaaaatgataatttagttatatatattttaaagtattaaaaatgGTCTATATTTCCAAAACTAAAAAGAAGtgtatttttctatatttttttaatttaattatttaaaaaataactgttttgtaatattttaaattaaactattaatatttataagaagAGAATATAACTTGTTGTAAccctttatattaatttttaataaaattactttaatttttattaaattaaaatatttttattacttaataaaataaataaataaatataccaTGTATACtacgattaaaaaataatcatttaattttaaatattttcttataactatatatttttatttcttaaaagttatattattttaataaaaatatgaaacatacacatatttagtgtatataaatattaacatatatccGAAAATCTTTCTAAAActgtaaaaaataatgaataacaaGAGTGAATTCTATAATTTAgcccatttaataaattaatctaaaagaGTCTGTGagaaaatgttatatataaccAGAGCATTTCAGTGAGAGCTGTATTCACATATTCTTCTGTCTTCCAAACATTTAGGGTCTGTATTCTTAATCTCTTTCTTTTCACCAAAACACATTCTccattctcttcttctttgttcTGTTATAATCATTTGCATTTGTTTGTTCtatcatttacaaaattaataatgttgATACTAACAAATTatgttctttctcttttcttttcttttaatgaaaAACTCTAGGTACTGATCCTTTAAAATAATTGACCCATACTTTTATTAGACTTGTTATTGAACCAATCAATTGGTGAGTTCGgtagtttttacaattttacttatttcttttgtttgtcATATTTTTAAAGCTTTCAATGTAGTGTAAATGGTGTTtagtttataagaaaataaacaaacttatttcttattttcttctactTAAGAAGTTTATACAACTAGggttattaaaatatgatttggGAGTTTAATGTTGAATTCTGTTTGCGTTTGTGCATTTTTTTCTATTGAAGAGAGAAATGGTCTTATTATGGAGGAATGTATGGCATTGATGTTCTTCATAGAGTAGTTGTTGATTGATTTGCTTCTTCACTTGGAAAGACCTAAATTCGAATTGATGTTTTAGTTGagccttaattttttttttttcttatattaggtTCCGCTTCGTTGACCATTCTCTGATTTGCGTTGCAgcttttgaataaaaaatgctTCCAGGGGCTAACGTTGAGAATGAGGCCACTGAAGATGGTGAATATGATGATTCACTAAGTGAAGATGAATCAGAAAGTTTGTCTGATATTGATGATTGTGATGTTGATGCGTATATTCACAATGAGGAGGAGAAGAATATCAAGAAGATGCTGTGGGAAAGAGTTAACCGAGTGTATGTTATGGTACATCATATTTTATCTGCTGTTTTCTAGTTTTTGTAGTGCTAGAAAGTTGTTTGTATGTACaagttttttcactttttatcatGATCTGAAGTTCAAATTCAGAAGAGGATGCGTGTACTATTTTAGCTTGACCTTTTATTTCAGGAACAGGCAGCCAAAGAAGCAGTTACAACAGCTAATAAGAAAGCTTTTGAGGGAAAGTTTGGAAACTCTTCAGAGGATTTCCTAGCAGCAAGAGCTGCAGCTGCGGCAAAATCCAGAAAGGTACTTTCTGAACTTTTTTGAGGTTCTTCTTTTGAAAGTACACCACAAGTAACTTAAGAATTGAGAAAACATTTCATGAATGTACTGCTAAGAGTTTTAGCCCTCATTACATAAATCATATGAAGAAGTATcaagtcatttttattttaacctaGGCTTTATTATACAACATTtctcatttaaaatatgatttcagtgatatatataataaactatTGGATGCTAGATTTTAgcttatttgaaatttgattagcatgaactattattttttctcaattcaATGGTTAGATCGGTGAAGATCACATAATAAGTTACTCAAAGGTTGAagtttttcaatttcttgtaCTGGTACTGATGTACCCTTGCCGTTCTTGGGTATTCTATCAGCTCTCCATTGTTGCTCTGTATCTGCAATTGAAGTTGGCAATGCTGTTGTCAAGTGAGAGGTTATTATTGCAGTGCATATGCCAGGAAGAGTTGGTATTAGTTGTTTAGAGGATCCAAGGTCTGTGAATGGGTAACATGATTTCTGTGTCCCCCATATTTTGACAATCCTAGCCGAAAATATAACATGATCCAAGAGTGTAGTATGTTGGAGTTGAAcctaatttgaatataaaaacaGATAAAACTATTGAGATATGAAGAATTTCTGGTTTGTCATTCTATAGTATGTACTATTTACTAGTATCTAAACAAGAGGACAATGAAATGGAAGTCTGAGAAGCATGGGAACTCTTGTAGGAGTAATTCTAGGAAGTTGGTGAGTCCGGCAAATGCATCGAATTCAATTTTCATTAACATAgagtatttttaattgttaatttcAAATTGATTATACTCCTCGGTATAACATTTTAGCGGGTGTGCTAGTAGGTGGTCCAATAATTCTGGATGTTTATTTTTCAACATAGTATAGTACTGCATAAACTAATGCAAAACATCGAGCCTTACATTGTCTTAGTTTCTTAAATTACTATTCTAGGGAATGAAGCAGAAACGAGCCCATGAAGCAAAAAGCATTGCGCCAACTCAATCTGCTGCAGAGGCCTTCGGCCAAATGTCTAACGAAAAAAAGGTAATTTATTCAATAACAAAAGTGCATTTTCTTTAACCTGCGCAAGTTTTTGGCTTGTGTTGTTTTTGACTGAGTAATTTTGCCGTGAGAGGGTTTTAGTGGTGTTCATCAGGCATCAGTGCtgttaattgtaatttttctggtcatttcttcatttttttttctaaaatatattatgtgaTGAAATAACCTTAGAGGTAAAAactgaaaggaaaatatatgcTTGTAAAAAGCATTGTAAACAAAAGACAATATATCTATCTAAGCAATGAGTTGTGTGGGGAGTGCCTATAGTTGTTTTGAGATTGGATTCCCTAGTTCATTGAGCATTCGAATTTAACTTTCAAGACTTTTTTGTTGGCATCTTTTTGGGATAGAGATGGAGTAACATCTGCAATTCTCTATGATTTAGTTTGTTTTACTATGTGTGTGCACTTTTCTTGATcaatatatgattaattttgGTTATTTTAGTTGTCAACATAAGATCTTCagaaattgtttatttatacTAACAATACTtgtttcattgttttatttGCAGAGTCTCAATTCTAAAGTCAATTTAGATCGCCTGGAGGAATTATTCAATGATATGGTAATTCTCTTTAGAGctgttttacttttttacaCGTAATATTGATACACTTTTAGTTCCaccaataagaaaaaatatttgatattaaggTCTTAATAAACTCTTTTATAAGAggcaaaagataaaaaagattaaatagatcaaatttctcaaattaGAATAGTTTATACATATGTTAGTTTATGTAAGTTCTTCCGTTTAACTTGTTTAATTTCAAAAGTTGATTGACTTgtgtgtatgttaattttagtTCATGAGGGAACTTtaaccttttttctttcttgtaagTGTTTCTTAATATTCAGCTTGTCTGTATCTTTTGTTTCATACTATCATTATTCAAATTACGAATCTCATTTCTTAAAGATACTTAAAGCATAGATCACTCAATAATCTGTTACTGTTTCCTTTCTCGTATTAAAAGTTTCATTGACATTATAACAGTCAATTGAAGCTTTTGCAAAGTTGTGAGTGGAAAgttgttttgattatatatgtttgataaagtaatttctttcttctcttttattaagttttgaaaGTTATGAGTGGAAACTTGTTTTGACATATACGTCTGAGTAGTCTAGGTTGGTAGAGAGGTTTtatgtaatttgtaattttctttaCATCCATCAGATGATTTTGCTTTATATGGCTGACATTTCATTCTTGATTTACTAGATAGATATCTTCTGACAATTAACCTATGTTATTCTTAAAATCAAGGCATTGGACTTTTCTccaatttaaatgttttttcaatattattatattataacacAGGAGGAGGATGAGATGGGATCAGCGGATGATTACTGAAAAGTTACTAAGTGCCCTTTCTGCTTTTATTATCTGTTGTTTGCAATTGGAATTCAACATGGGTGGCAGTTGAACAGAAGATTACCAGAGACTGAAATCTTTTGAAGGCTGAGTTTTTCCTCCTATTTTCTAAGCACTCATCACATGCATTTGCCCAAATTTGGAAGTTTTTTTTACCAGGATATTGTTAGCTAGGTTTATCAGCATCACTCTGTTTTGACACAAAGCAAGGGTTTGGTTGTGTTTCATATCAAAAGTCTACTTATtttctatacattttttttaaacgtGACAAAGGTAGAGTATCTAAAAGTTTCTGCTATGATTCTTCCTAATATTgcttttagtatttattttttccagAGGCAAAGACAAGAAAACATAACACACAATCGGAAATCCTATTTTTTGAATTCCAAATGGAATCTGAGAATCATAAGATTATgatcaataataaaacatagCACATGTatacataaaacaaaatcaataacaTGAAAACACAACAGACACATTTATGGCATGACTGGTTCTAAATCCCCATCATAAGCCTTAGAACtttttcaagttgaaatttCCAAAGTCTACCATCACTCAACACTAGTTTCATCACTTGCTTAGCCAAACTTCATGTAGCATGAGGACAAATGGCTCATTCTTCCTATGTGAATATAAAACTAAGCATTCTTTCATTGTTTAGTGCAATTTAATGTTAGATAGGAAAGTACAAATCTGGTCACAATTGGTCTGGTAGATTCCCTtcatttaagatatttttctttacaaatcAAGGATTTGTGCAGGCCTATATTTATTAGTGATCTTCTTTACATTGCTAATGAATGCTATTATAGATCGGGCAAGGTGCTGCATAAGGGTCCAAAGTAATTTGGTTCTATTTTCCATTAACCATTTTACCTGCTTCCACATGATATGAAGCTTTGTTCAACAAAAATGTTTGGTTCTCATCTTTTAGACTTTAAGAAAACACACTCACTTCAAGAAAACCCTCACCCCATGGTATGTAGGAGACTTCAAACTCCTACCATATTATGGAACATTCTTTAGTATTTTgataagaatttataaaataaaaatctgcaTTCACTCATACGcaataaattcaaaatgaaGGAAGgtgttgaaaaataataaagaataattttccaaatatgaTATAGTGTTTTATAACTTTTTGGCaggttttgttttaaaattattggatCATATCGCTATACCTTGAAACTTTGATAAAcactaatgaaaataaataagggTCGCAATGTGAGCTGGATTTGCTCGTTTAGGTCCAGTTCGCACTTGGTTTGTAAAATGTAGGTTGGGCTAGTTTGTCCCACATTTTCAAAGTGGGCTGAAAATTTTGGCCCATCCATATAAGTGTGGGTCTGTGGGCCAGTCtgtctatatattttttattttttaaatcttatgaTGATAAAACTTTTATTGTTCGACAAATTGGAATATTTTAACAAGttcataaaattaagtaaaaacttTGAGAAgttgaataataaattgataatttaacattttaatcaTATTCGTATTTTGACATACACGATgtgttattcaaattttagcatatttaaaaatgcataatatttgttttttctagtcatacaataatttttagttattgacctaatattatatatatatatatatatatatatatatatatatatatatatatatatatatatatatatatatattattaaaacactatagttgttaatagaaaattaatCTCATAGGACTTCACACTTATTTCATCCAAGTTTTTCatgtaactttatttttaataaaatattagttaaattaaattaaaaggtcTTACagaattgtttttatattaggCTTTACCGTGAAGGAGTTCACACTTCGTTGAAATGATTTCAtccaatattaattaaattaaaaggccttccacaatttttttaattattgacctaatagatgatattttttttttatcgaaatGTTAGTTTGGTAAATTTTATTAGTGAAAGAATTGATACCATAATTCCTTCCGTCctcacttttaaatttataaactaattttatttcttcaaaatgATAAATCGTATAGTTgatggtttttaaaattttaatgccTTGTTATCCAAAGTtcgtaaaagtaaaatatggaTAACTATTCTgccaatataaatatataatattctttCTCTCCCTTCTTTTTTGCCACTCACGCATGCAATTCATATCTTTATCcgattttcatattattttagtatgaatatgaattgTAGCAGGGTTTTAATATATTTGCTTTGAGCAAATGATCCATAACACTTTCTATTTCACACTCTAGGCTTTATATGggagaaacaacaattttagTAGATATACGTAAATTCACTAAGGTATCATCTATTGACACAATAAAGATTgtgtttaataataattaaagattataaatttttaaatatttgtttagaaAGATGTTTTTGTTAGTTACTTTTATAAGAAGTTTGAACACTGATATTTTGAtaccatatttatttttattattttcttttgtaattagttattttctctttcttttaaagatataaaaattaatttatattaaaactattttatttttataaaaattgttaaacgATTgtcaaatcatataaaaaaaccTTTTTCTCATGAAGATATAATATAATGAGAAACAAGTGAAGGTACATAAGTCTAGGAGGATATCCTTTATGAAATGAAAGACGCAAATCCCAGGGTTAGAACTTTTAAGAATTAAACctaaatagttataaaaaaactCTACAAGAGTGTGACAGCCACTATAGTTTTGAGAGAATTGGTTGGTACAATCCCATTGAAAACAACATAGAAAACTGGGAAAACAATTTTACGAGCCATGTTATATCTAAAGTTGCATCATGCTTGCAACTTTTCATTCATCATAACTATAATTATCCTAACACACTTTATCTAAATTCATTTTCTTATACACAACTCATTAACCCTCATTATTAAATACgttaaataagttattaaaaaaataaaagatatgaaatataaatactaattgataataaattaaaatgaaatgaaaaataaattaagacataatagtaaaatgaagttgaaaagtAAAAGTTATTGTTCTATTGGGTAAACATTATAGTCTCCCCACTTCATAAAATCTTGGAACAAtcccaaaattttcaatttaaaggaatttaagaaagtttaaacataaaaaaaaaaaatcaaatttatagcATGACTTTGATGAAAACATTTATTAGTTTTCGAATTTATTCCATTATAAGTTTCAACTtcctaaattttgttatgtataGTTTTTGGACACAGTTTGTTTTGATTTCTTGAGATGACTTTGATTTGATctcttcatgttttttttttggatatattattatatgattaaaaatggTAACCCTATTAATATTTTACCCCCTACACAAGTTTGATGATAAATTATGGTATCCAATGTATTAGTGACACAGGTGGGATTCCATTATGAAAATTATGGGTCCATAAATGAGTAATGGTGCCAACTTATTGTTGAATGAAATGATGCaaaattttgactttttgaaaTGACTTGCCTCCTTCTACTTTTGTGAGAACAATTGAAACAACCCACATGTGGCACCAAATTTCAGTTATGGAATTGTGATGGCTATGCCAAACTATGGTATAAAAGATTACACATTTAGTGTTTTTAATCATGTTTATAAATATGAGTgtaatttgagaaaatataaagGCGTGTAGTATTAATCTAATTTACTCTCTAAAgtataataatcataattagtTACAAGtctatatatgattttaaattgtgaagaaaaaaaaatcaaatataccACTTTAAAGGAGTCAACCAAAaagtgtataaatatttttaaaaaataaacagagGTTAAAATAACAAGTTTCTTAAGTCGAATATTAGCAAAATAcggtgagagaaaaaaaaaaacaattaaatacaAGACAtcaatagtatttgacttttaATACAAACTAAATTCTTATAAAACAAGACCTATTGAAGTAAGAAATGTAGTTGGAAGAATTTGACAAATGAGTTATGCCAATTGTCTTCTAATTCCTACGTTGACCAACACGTGAAATCGAAATGCAATGAAGTTGGATGTGCaattaattaatactttataaATAAGAATCACTTTGAAGATGTTGAGTATAACGTGAACCATCGAATCCCTAAAGAATAATAAAGAATTTAACCAACACATATAATGggacaaattttttttcttcgtcTTGTCGTGGTTTAAGCGTCGttttactataatttttcttttcaaagtaTTAACATTAATTCCTTTTAACAAATGCTGAGTGTCATGATGAAATTTTACATTTCAGCCAGGTCAAAATTCTAAAACATCAATCATTTATTATCATACGAATATaacgtaaaagaaaaaaaaaatagaaaagagatACTCAATTATGAAGAACACACCAAACTCATGtaagaaacaacaaaaaaaatataaaaaggaatCTATACCAAgagggataaaaaaaatatcatttaaaatctaacttattatcaatctccatattacttaatttatctacataattttttttttccgatcCAACCCAATTTCATCTGGCAACATTACTAAGAACAACCATCGCATTTAAATTGTACTTGACCTCGACTCCTAAACAATATGAAACTTATTGAGTGTACCGGAACAGTCTTCTAATTGAGGGCAAGAGGAGTTGAAGGGAAGTTGTCGATCCCCATAGTGGACACCAATGTTCTGATCCGATCTAAGTCGGTCCGGCAACCATCGTTACCACCACGTTCTTAAGGTATTGTCCATTCTGGAACATTAAAATTTCGTTatgattttattcttaaaagacGGCTCAGTAgagaaaaagtattttaactaCGTTTGACTTCGACGACTTATAGATGTAATGAAacatttttcataaagaacATTGCAATAACTCGTACACTACCATAATTTGacatatctttatatattaataattcaaGAAAACAACACTAGAGGAAAAAACATGACAAAGTGAAACCGGATCACATTCAAGCCAAAGGCATCTACAACTAATATTTTGAGAATGCTCAATAacaatactatttatttttcaataatcttGTTATTTATTTGAAACAATACTTCAAATTAACAGTTATCTTAGTTGGAGGAAGAGATAAGAAACAAGAgagaaaaatgtattaaattattgtaATGAGTATATTGATCAATTAGGACACAATGAAGGAGGAGATTAAAATATACTTGTTTTGCATATATATTATGGCTGTAACCATaaccatattatatatataacttctGAATAATACACCATCAGTCACGTtgaacaagaaaacataaatttatgaacaaacaaaggaaaataattCGTATTTGATTATACAAGTAGAAAAAccaaatatatgtaaattaattaattgtctTATACATTTCTGGGTGCAACTAACTTCATGCAAATATTTATAGTGGTTTTTGGGATTAAACCCCTCCTGGGGATTTTGGATCATGATCTCTATTTGCTCCAGTTCCTTCATAGTCTTGAGTTTCCAAATAAACCCTTCTCTCTGTGAATTCTCCTTCCTTCATATCAACCACCACTTCATCACCATTTCCAAGGCCATGCTCCAACTAcaaaatacattataataaaaacgtattcatcaaaaggagaaaaactatgtaatattttataatattctcAATTAATGAACTCAAAACCTATCATCAAAAGGAGAATAGCTTTCGGTAAAAGGGATAATGTTCTTATTTGGTGCAAGTATTTTGTTgaacaattttatccttttcacATAAACTACTactttctttaaaatttcctAATAAAGTTAACTAGCCGTATAAACTCTGCTAATGATTCTTAACTCCAGAACAGTGTTATAAGAGGAAGATATTCATAGCTTATGAGAGAGATTATAAAGTAAGGAGCACTAACCCTAGTTAAAGAAGGAATGGCCGAAaattcttgttcttcttcttcatcaccTTTCAAATTTTGGGTTCCTGTAACCAAACAAATCAATGAAATTCatcatgtattttaaaatttacagaGAAACCTAAAAGGAAAGTGAAGAACGGAATGAAAATCTGACTTGTTACAGGAACAGCAGAGGCAGAAAGAAGAGATGAGAAGTAGAAAAAGATTATGAGGAGCAGTAGCAGCTTCATGAGGCTTCTCTGCATCTTAGAGGATATGAACAGCAATAGTAGCTGATGACAAGGAAAGCACTTGAAGAAGATGAGAGAGGGAGCACAAAGCTTTGTGCTTAAATAGGTGCCACAATAAAGACACTTCAATGCACTAATTAATGTACCACATAAGCCAAAAAAGTCAacttgttcattttattttctattctcTGCCCCCACAGACCTAACTCCATTTATTTACTTATCATAATCTATTTGATAAAGATCATAGAGATTGTAAAAAATCTCTATAGCACACTGAATCGAACACAGTGTTTTGAGATTTTGTTTATTGCTTTTAATTGAGTACTGTTGTTGCGGTTTGGTTAAGCCAAATCGGTTTAATTTCTAGGCCAAGACACGAGAATAGGAAAAATAGCATACACTATCATGAACCATCATACCTTCACATAGATATTCATTATGGCATGTTAATTATGACATAGAATGGATCTATAGTCCATCATGTCAAATAATCCAAGATCTATGTAGATATTCAACTTTTGATACCActatattaagtttttttttttttttttttttaaaaagaaggcTCAGAAACGTGAACAAACTTGTATCAAAGactaaaatattagttttaatttaaaatcttaaagtaataaatttataaatttttttatttatatattgttaatcTTATTGATTTTTACTTGATCTCAAACTTTGGAGTCACATTAAATTCCTAATATGTGTATTCATTGCCTTTCATTTCAAACTCTATATATTTGTTCTTCCACTTTTCCATTTGAACCGTTGCACTGCACCCTTTGTCTTTATTCTTCTGCTCACAAGATTCTCTTTCTTTCACACTTCGCTTCGCATTACTACGTTGTCCACTCCACAATGTTGTCATATTGGTGTTGGTTGCTCCATGCACGTCTCTCGGGCAGATTTCGAGGTATGCTTATCTTTTGTATTATTTCCATACGATTCAACTTTCATATTAAGTTGTATCagtaatattttaatctacCCTTTTTTTACTCACTTTTATCATACCATTTCAATCACTATTAGATCATTATATCATatgattaaaaagaattaaaataaatgatttaattatgaTTGAAGTAGTGACTCAAAAACgataagttaaaatatcattatccattaACTACACATGTCAATTTGTCACCAACC carries:
- the LOC114194935 gene encoding uncharacterized protein LOC114194935; this translates as MLPGANVENEATEDGEYDDSLSEDESESLSDIDDCDVDAYIHNEEEKNIKKMLWERVNRVYVMEQAAKEAVTTANKKAFEGKFGNSSEDFLAARAAAAAKSRKGMKQKRAHEAKSIAPTQSAAEAFGQMSNEKKSLNSKVNLDRLEELFNDMEEDEMGSADDY
- the LOC114194441 gene encoding uncharacterized protein LOC114194441, translating into MQRSLMKLLLLLIIFFYFSSLLSASAVPVTRTQNLKGDEEEEQEFSAIPSLTRLEHGLGNGDEVVVDMKEGEFTERRVYLETQDYEGTGANRDHDPKSPGGV